In Grus americana isolate bGruAme1 chromosome 17, bGruAme1.mat, whole genome shotgun sequence, the following proteins share a genomic window:
- the CPNE1 gene encoding copine-1 isoform X4 encodes MAGCVSRVELSVSCRSLLDRDLGSRSDPLCVLLQDVGGGQWAELDRTERIKNCQNPEFCKKLIVDYYFEKVQKLKFGVYDIDNKSFDLNDDDYLGGIECTLGQVVSSSVFTRPLELKQGKPAGKGTITISAEEIKDTRVVYLEIEARNLDKKDFLGKSDPFLEFYKQSDAGTWQLVYRSEVIKNNLNPCWRKFSVPLQTFCGGDFNKPIKVEFECIHPEKKKKKTSYKNSGIIRIKSCKIERDYSFLDYVMGGCQINFTVGVDFTGSNGDPRSPDSLHYISPDGINEYLIAIWSVGSVVQDYDTDKLFPAFGFGAQVPPSWQVSHEFALNFNPSNPYCQGIQGIVDAYCQILPHIRLYGPTNFSPIINHVARFAAHSAQQGTASQYFILLIITDGEITDLDQTRQAIVNASKLPMSIIIVGVGEADFRAMEFLDGDNGVLKSPTGEPAARDIVQFVPFRQFKNAPREALSQMVLAEVPKQLVAYYKWQGWPPVKPPEINKM; translated from the exons ATGGCCGGGTGCGTGTCCAGGGTGGAGCTGTCCGTGTCCTGCCGGAGCCTCCTTGACAGGGACCTGGGCTCCAGGTCGGATCCCCTCTGCGTCTTGCTGCAGGACGTGGGCGGTGGGCAGTGGGCTGAG CTAGATCGCACGGAGAGGATCAAGAACTGCCAAAACCCTGAATTCTGCAAGAAACTGATTGTGGACTACTACTTTGAGAAAGTGCAGAAGCTGAAATTTGGCGTGTATGATATTGATAACAAGTCCTTTGATTTAAATGATGATGACTACCTTGGAGGGATCGAGTGCACGCTGGGACAG GTTGTGTCCAGCTCTGTGTTCACCCGACCGCTAGAATTGAAGCAGGGAAAGCCAGCAGGAAAGGGCACTATTACG ATTTCAGCAGAGGAGATTAAAGATACCAGGGTTGTGTACTTGGAAATTGAAGCCCGAAACTTGGACAAAAag GATTTCCTAGGTAAATCGGATCCGTTTTTGGAGTTTTACAAGCAGAGTGATGCTGGAACGTGGCAGCTGGTGTACAGATCAGAG gtgatTAAGAACAACTTGAATCCGTGCTGGAGGAAGTTCAGTGTTCCCTTGCAGACATTCTGCGGTGGAGATTTTAATAAACCTATCAAG gtGGAATTTGAATGCATTcatcctgagaaaaaaaaaaagaaaacgagCTACAAAAACTCTGGCATTATTAGGATAAAATCCTGCAAG ATTGAGAGAGATTATTCGTTTCTGGACTACGTCATGGGAGGCTGTCAGATTAACTTCACA GTGGGTGTAGACTTCACTGGCTCCAACGGAGATCCCAGGTCACCAGATTCTCTTCACTACATCAGCCCAGACGGGATAAATGAGTACCTGATTGCCATCTGGAGTGTGGGAAGTGTAGTCCAGGATTATGACAC GGACAAGCTGTTTCCTGCGTTTGGGTTTGGAGCTCAGGTTCCTCCTAGCTGGCAG GTGTCTCATGAGTTTGCTTTGAACTTCAATCCCAGCAACCCTTATTGTCAAG GGATCCAAGGAATAGTGGATGCCTACTGCCAGATCCTTCCTCACATCCGACTCTATGGGCCAACCAATTTCTCTCCCATTATAAACCACGTGGCGAGGTTTGCAGCACACTCGGCACAACAAGGAACTGCCTCA caatattttatCTTGCTGATCATCACAGATGGAGAGATCACTGATCTGGACCAAACTAGGCAAGCGATTGTTAATGCCTCTAAGCTGCCGATGTCCATCATTATTGTTGGAGTTGGTGAAGCTGATTTCAGAGCTATGGAGTTCCTTGATGGAGACAACGGTGTCCTGAAGTCCCCAACCGGAGAGCCAGCTGCACGAGACATCGTCCAATTCGTGCCTTTCCGACAGTTCAAAAAT GCTCCCCGGGAAGCTCTTTCCCAGATGGTTCTGGCTGAAGTGCCCAAGCAGCTGGTGGCGTACTACAAATGGCAGGGATGGCCGCCTGTGAAACCGCCGGAAATAAATAAGATGTAG
- the CPNE1 gene encoding copine-1 isoform X2, whose product MAGCVSRVELSVSCRSLLDRDLGSRSDPLCVLLQDVGGGQWAELDRTERIKNCQNPEFCKKLIVDYYFEKVQKLKFGVYDIDNKSFDLNDDDYLGGIECTLGQVVSSSVFTRPLELKQGKPAGKGTITISAEEIKDTRVVYLEIEARNLDKKDFLGKSDPFLEFYKQSDAGTWQLVYRSEVIKNNLNPCWRKFSVPLQTFCGGDFNKPIKVQCADHDSDGSHDLIGTFETTLTGLQEAGDGYPVEFECIHPEKKKKKTSYKNSGIIRIKSCKIERDYSFLDYVMGGCQINFTVGVDFTGSNGDPRSPDSLHYISPDGINEYLIAIWSVGSVVQDYDTDKLFPAFGFGAQVPPSWQVSHEFALNFNPSNPYCQGIQGIVDAYCQILPHIRLYGPTNFSPIINHVARFAAHSAQQGTASQYFILLIITDGEITDLDQTRQAIVNASKLPMSIIIVGVGEADFRAMEFLDGDNGVLKSPTGEPAARDIVQFVPFRQFKNAPREALSQMVLAEVPKQLVAYYKWQGWPPVKPPEINKM is encoded by the exons ATGGCCGGGTGCGTGTCCAGGGTGGAGCTGTCCGTGTCCTGCCGGAGCCTCCTTGACAGGGACCTGGGCTCCAGGTCGGATCCCCTCTGCGTCTTGCTGCAGGACGTGGGCGGTGGGCAGTGGGCTGAG CTAGATCGCACGGAGAGGATCAAGAACTGCCAAAACCCTGAATTCTGCAAGAAACTGATTGTGGACTACTACTTTGAGAAAGTGCAGAAGCTGAAATTTGGCGTGTATGATATTGATAACAAGTCCTTTGATTTAAATGATGATGACTACCTTGGAGGGATCGAGTGCACGCTGGGACAG GTTGTGTCCAGCTCTGTGTTCACCCGACCGCTAGAATTGAAGCAGGGAAAGCCAGCAGGAAAGGGCACTATTACG ATTTCAGCAGAGGAGATTAAAGATACCAGGGTTGTGTACTTGGAAATTGAAGCCCGAAACTTGGACAAAAag GATTTCCTAGGTAAATCGGATCCGTTTTTGGAGTTTTACAAGCAGAGTGATGCTGGAACGTGGCAGCTGGTGTACAGATCAGAG gtgatTAAGAACAACTTGAATCCGTGCTGGAGGAAGTTCAGTGTTCCCTTGCAGACATTCTGCGGTGGAGATTTTAATAAACCTATCAAG GTACAGTGCGCTGATCATGACAGCGACGGCTCGCATGACTTGATAGGCACTTTTGAAACTACTCTGACTGGGCTGCAGGAAGCAGGTGACGGCTATCCG gtGGAATTTGAATGCATTcatcctgagaaaaaaaaaaagaaaacgagCTACAAAAACTCTGGCATTATTAGGATAAAATCCTGCAAG ATTGAGAGAGATTATTCGTTTCTGGACTACGTCATGGGAGGCTGTCAGATTAACTTCACA GTGGGTGTAGACTTCACTGGCTCCAACGGAGATCCCAGGTCACCAGATTCTCTTCACTACATCAGCCCAGACGGGATAAATGAGTACCTGATTGCCATCTGGAGTGTGGGAAGTGTAGTCCAGGATTATGACAC GGACAAGCTGTTTCCTGCGTTTGGGTTTGGAGCTCAGGTTCCTCCTAGCTGGCAG GTGTCTCATGAGTTTGCTTTGAACTTCAATCCCAGCAACCCTTATTGTCAAG GGATCCAAGGAATAGTGGATGCCTACTGCCAGATCCTTCCTCACATCCGACTCTATGGGCCAACCAATTTCTCTCCCATTATAAACCACGTGGCGAGGTTTGCAGCACACTCGGCACAACAAGGAACTGCCTCA caatattttatCTTGCTGATCATCACAGATGGAGAGATCACTGATCTGGACCAAACTAGGCAAGCGATTGTTAATGCCTCTAAGCTGCCGATGTCCATCATTATTGTTGGAGTTGGTGAAGCTGATTTCAGAGCTATGGAGTTCCTTGATGGAGACAACGGTGTCCTGAAGTCCCCAACCGGAGAGCCAGCTGCACGAGACATCGTCCAATTCGTGCCTTTCCGACAGTTCAAAAAT GCTCCCCGGGAAGCTCTTTCCCAGATGGTTCTGGCTGAAGTGCCCAAGCAGCTGGTGGCGTACTACAAATGGCAGGGATGGCCGCCTGTGAAACCGCCGGAAATAAATAAGATGTAG
- the CPNE1 gene encoding copine-1 isoform X3: protein MAGCVSRVELSVSCRSLLDRDLGSRSDPLCVLLQDVGGGQWAELDRTERIKNCQNPEFCKKLIVDYYFEKVQKLKFGVYDIDNKSFDLNDDDYLGGIECTLGQVVSSSVFTRPLELKQGKPAGKGTITISAEEIKDTRVVYLEIEARNLDKKDFLGKSDPFLEFYKQSDAGTWQLVYRSEVIKNNLNPCWRKFSVPLQTFCGGDFNKPIKVEFECIHPEKKKKKTSYKNSGIIRIKSCKIERDYSFLDYVMGGCQINFTVGVDFTGSNGDPRSPDSLHYISPDGINEYLIAIWSVGSVVQDYDTDKLFPAFGFGAQVPPSWQVSHEFALNFNPSNPYCQACLPCVTGIQGIVDAYCQILPHIRLYGPTNFSPIINHVARFAAHSAQQGTASQYFILLIITDGEITDLDQTRQAIVNASKLPMSIIIVGVGEADFRAMEFLDGDNGVLKSPTGEPAARDIVQFVPFRQFKNAPREALSQMVLAEVPKQLVAYYKWQGWPPVKPPEINKM from the exons ATGGCCGGGTGCGTGTCCAGGGTGGAGCTGTCCGTGTCCTGCCGGAGCCTCCTTGACAGGGACCTGGGCTCCAGGTCGGATCCCCTCTGCGTCTTGCTGCAGGACGTGGGCGGTGGGCAGTGGGCTGAG CTAGATCGCACGGAGAGGATCAAGAACTGCCAAAACCCTGAATTCTGCAAGAAACTGATTGTGGACTACTACTTTGAGAAAGTGCAGAAGCTGAAATTTGGCGTGTATGATATTGATAACAAGTCCTTTGATTTAAATGATGATGACTACCTTGGAGGGATCGAGTGCACGCTGGGACAG GTTGTGTCCAGCTCTGTGTTCACCCGACCGCTAGAATTGAAGCAGGGAAAGCCAGCAGGAAAGGGCACTATTACG ATTTCAGCAGAGGAGATTAAAGATACCAGGGTTGTGTACTTGGAAATTGAAGCCCGAAACTTGGACAAAAag GATTTCCTAGGTAAATCGGATCCGTTTTTGGAGTTTTACAAGCAGAGTGATGCTGGAACGTGGCAGCTGGTGTACAGATCAGAG gtgatTAAGAACAACTTGAATCCGTGCTGGAGGAAGTTCAGTGTTCCCTTGCAGACATTCTGCGGTGGAGATTTTAATAAACCTATCAAG gtGGAATTTGAATGCATTcatcctgagaaaaaaaaaaagaaaacgagCTACAAAAACTCTGGCATTATTAGGATAAAATCCTGCAAG ATTGAGAGAGATTATTCGTTTCTGGACTACGTCATGGGAGGCTGTCAGATTAACTTCACA GTGGGTGTAGACTTCACTGGCTCCAACGGAGATCCCAGGTCACCAGATTCTCTTCACTACATCAGCCCAGACGGGATAAATGAGTACCTGATTGCCATCTGGAGTGTGGGAAGTGTAGTCCAGGATTATGACAC GGACAAGCTGTTTCCTGCGTTTGGGTTTGGAGCTCAGGTTCCTCCTAGCTGGCAG GTGTCTCATGAGTTTGCTTTGAACTTCAATCCCAGCAACCCTTATTGTCAAG CTTGCCTTCCTTGTGTTACAGGGATCCAAGGAATAGTGGATGCCTACTGCCAGATCCTTCCTCACATCCGACTCTATGGGCCAACCAATTTCTCTCCCATTATAAACCACGTGGCGAGGTTTGCAGCACACTCGGCACAACAAGGAACTGCCTCA caatattttatCTTGCTGATCATCACAGATGGAGAGATCACTGATCTGGACCAAACTAGGCAAGCGATTGTTAATGCCTCTAAGCTGCCGATGTCCATCATTATTGTTGGAGTTGGTGAAGCTGATTTCAGAGCTATGGAGTTCCTTGATGGAGACAACGGTGTCCTGAAGTCCCCAACCGGAGAGCCAGCTGCACGAGACATCGTCCAATTCGTGCCTTTCCGACAGTTCAAAAAT GCTCCCCGGGAAGCTCTTTCCCAGATGGTTCTGGCTGAAGTGCCCAAGCAGCTGGTGGCGTACTACAAATGGCAGGGATGGCCGCCTGTGAAACCGCCGGAAATAAATAAGATGTAG
- the CPNE1 gene encoding copine-1 isoform X1, giving the protein MAGCVSRVELSVSCRSLLDRDLGSRSDPLCVLLQDVGGGQWAELDRTERIKNCQNPEFCKKLIVDYYFEKVQKLKFGVYDIDNKSFDLNDDDYLGGIECTLGQVVSSSVFTRPLELKQGKPAGKGTITISAEEIKDTRVVYLEIEARNLDKKDFLGKSDPFLEFYKQSDAGTWQLVYRSEVIKNNLNPCWRKFSVPLQTFCGGDFNKPIKVQCADHDSDGSHDLIGTFETTLTGLQEAGDGYPVEFECIHPEKKKKKTSYKNSGIIRIKSCKIERDYSFLDYVMGGCQINFTVGVDFTGSNGDPRSPDSLHYISPDGINEYLIAIWSVGSVVQDYDTDKLFPAFGFGAQVPPSWQVSHEFALNFNPSNPYCQACLPCVTGIQGIVDAYCQILPHIRLYGPTNFSPIINHVARFAAHSAQQGTASQYFILLIITDGEITDLDQTRQAIVNASKLPMSIIIVGVGEADFRAMEFLDGDNGVLKSPTGEPAARDIVQFVPFRQFKNAPREALSQMVLAEVPKQLVAYYKWQGWPPVKPPEINKM; this is encoded by the exons ATGGCCGGGTGCGTGTCCAGGGTGGAGCTGTCCGTGTCCTGCCGGAGCCTCCTTGACAGGGACCTGGGCTCCAGGTCGGATCCCCTCTGCGTCTTGCTGCAGGACGTGGGCGGTGGGCAGTGGGCTGAG CTAGATCGCACGGAGAGGATCAAGAACTGCCAAAACCCTGAATTCTGCAAGAAACTGATTGTGGACTACTACTTTGAGAAAGTGCAGAAGCTGAAATTTGGCGTGTATGATATTGATAACAAGTCCTTTGATTTAAATGATGATGACTACCTTGGAGGGATCGAGTGCACGCTGGGACAG GTTGTGTCCAGCTCTGTGTTCACCCGACCGCTAGAATTGAAGCAGGGAAAGCCAGCAGGAAAGGGCACTATTACG ATTTCAGCAGAGGAGATTAAAGATACCAGGGTTGTGTACTTGGAAATTGAAGCCCGAAACTTGGACAAAAag GATTTCCTAGGTAAATCGGATCCGTTTTTGGAGTTTTACAAGCAGAGTGATGCTGGAACGTGGCAGCTGGTGTACAGATCAGAG gtgatTAAGAACAACTTGAATCCGTGCTGGAGGAAGTTCAGTGTTCCCTTGCAGACATTCTGCGGTGGAGATTTTAATAAACCTATCAAG GTACAGTGCGCTGATCATGACAGCGACGGCTCGCATGACTTGATAGGCACTTTTGAAACTACTCTGACTGGGCTGCAGGAAGCAGGTGACGGCTATCCG gtGGAATTTGAATGCATTcatcctgagaaaaaaaaaaagaaaacgagCTACAAAAACTCTGGCATTATTAGGATAAAATCCTGCAAG ATTGAGAGAGATTATTCGTTTCTGGACTACGTCATGGGAGGCTGTCAGATTAACTTCACA GTGGGTGTAGACTTCACTGGCTCCAACGGAGATCCCAGGTCACCAGATTCTCTTCACTACATCAGCCCAGACGGGATAAATGAGTACCTGATTGCCATCTGGAGTGTGGGAAGTGTAGTCCAGGATTATGACAC GGACAAGCTGTTTCCTGCGTTTGGGTTTGGAGCTCAGGTTCCTCCTAGCTGGCAG GTGTCTCATGAGTTTGCTTTGAACTTCAATCCCAGCAACCCTTATTGTCAAG CTTGCCTTCCTTGTGTTACAGGGATCCAAGGAATAGTGGATGCCTACTGCCAGATCCTTCCTCACATCCGACTCTATGGGCCAACCAATTTCTCTCCCATTATAAACCACGTGGCGAGGTTTGCAGCACACTCGGCACAACAAGGAACTGCCTCA caatattttatCTTGCTGATCATCACAGATGGAGAGATCACTGATCTGGACCAAACTAGGCAAGCGATTGTTAATGCCTCTAAGCTGCCGATGTCCATCATTATTGTTGGAGTTGGTGAAGCTGATTTCAGAGCTATGGAGTTCCTTGATGGAGACAACGGTGTCCTGAAGTCCCCAACCGGAGAGCCAGCTGCACGAGACATCGTCCAATTCGTGCCTTTCCGACAGTTCAAAAAT GCTCCCCGGGAAGCTCTTTCCCAGATGGTTCTGGCTGAAGTGCCCAAGCAGCTGGTGGCGTACTACAAATGGCAGGGATGGCCGCCTGTGAAACCGCCGGAAATAAATAAGATGTAG